From Taeniopygia guttata chromosome 3, bTaeGut7.mat, whole genome shotgun sequence:
gctgcagctttcCAGTTTAATTTCCTGCAGGGAATCTGCAGCCCAGCAAAGGCCAGAGGTGCAGCTCCGCTCAGGATGtgcctccctgctgcaggcCCAGCGGTCCAGGGGGACAATCATCCCAAGGAAGTTCATCACAGGGACTCTTCTCACATGGTCTGGAGCTGATAAACTCTTGAGCCTTTCTTCAAAAGATAACCCTGATCATTGAGGGATCCAATAAAGCTCTCAAAATCAGATACCTGGGAAGATAAAAATATCAAATGGGAGAATGACATCTTACCTGATGTAAAGCAACATAAACCATTTGAAAGAACTTAGTGAAATAAAGTGGGCCAAGCATAGGTCAGCTTCCTGAGCAAACTGTTCACCTACCAGGAGGTCTCACACCATCAGTCCCCCTGTTTTGTGCTTTAGTTACAGTTTCTACTGCAGCGTTacacagaagcagcattctCTCCTTTAGGACATGAAGAAAGGATGCAGCTACATATGTATAAATTCCAGTTCTGAAACACAAGTATCTACCACAGAAAAGCACAATTTCTACAACTCTCCCTGATTTCCAGGTATGAAACTTTGAATGGGCAAAAATATTCTATATATGAAGGGAGAATTAATGAAATTAACTTTAATAAGTAGTTGATGGAGCAAAAAGTAGAGCTAGCTATCAATAGTTCTGTTTGGCTGAAGCCCCCACCAGTACAGAATGCAAACCAACGACAGGCCAGAATACATTTGTGGCCATGTGTCCTAGTTGATGTTCCTTTCAACACACAACTTCAGGATGTCTGAAGCAGGAATGAAAACCTGAAAGGAATATTTAATCCAGAGGAGGCGATGCACAACCATCATTGCACTgctgaaacacagcacagaCACCACAAGTCTGAACTTGGGAACAAAGACAGGCGTGCCCctggggaggcagagggagTGCAGCCCGGAAACCGCCAGTGCCTTTCACAGCTCAAAGCAGGGTCTTGCTCAGAACCAGCCTCATCAGTCCAATGAGCCCTGGGCAGtgcaaggagctgctgctgcagacagctgtggggagagTGAGGCTCCCAGAGACACTCAGGAGCTGTGCTCAGCCTGCCAGCAGGACACTGAGGCACACCAGAGGCGCCTGTGCTCTCTCCCTTTGGCAGCAGCCAGCGTGgctggcctggcagtgctgctgggggagctcacccgcagctgcagctcccgggcGATGTGGCGCAGCTGCTGCAGGTCGAACAGGTTGTTGTAGGTCCTCTCTGCGATGCTGCTCAGGGCGGACACGAAGCGCTTGGCCTGCGAGCGATGGCTCATCCCGGAGCCGTGCTGGGAGCGCTCGAAGTCCAGCTTGCCAAACTCATCCGAGTAGGTGCCCAGCATGCTGCAAACAGGTTACAGAGAGAGCAAACACTCACCGGGAGGGGAAAGCAAACGTGGTGGGGAAGAGGAAacaggaaagccttataaaggTGATTGCCTAGCAAAAGATTTTGAGAATATGGAAACTGTGAACGAGATTGAAATGAAAGCAAGCTTTGAGACACCAAGCCTTAGTTACtaaacaaccaaaaaccaatAGTATGGCTGGCTGAAAGCAATCCTCTTTTGATTAAACAATACTCTCTTACTTGCAGACAGGTCCAAGGGTCAGACTAACCTACTCACTTAGAAGGAgtccaaaaaataatttttaaagttaaaatgCAACACAGTATAGTAATGTAATAATACTTATAAGCTATATATAAATACTATAAAATTTGTGTCTTATACTAAATTAGTTAGtaaaaactaaaatattcaACACAAAAGGAGTTTTTTTGTATTATAACAAAAACTTCCTCCCTCTTACTCTTTCAAATTTCTCatctccctctgtcccagctgtcctACCCACCGTCACTCCTACACAAACATACATGGATTTGATTCCCAAAATGAGAGAGCTTTCAGAAGCCACACAGGAAACCAACTCCTATCAGGTCACTCTCTAGGGAACTTAAACTAAGCATTCATTCAAATCACTTTTAAACTTTAATCACAGGGGAGCAAAAACCCTTCAGCAGAGCCTCTCGTCTGCCTTGCTGTGCCCAGGCACACAGGACCACTGTGACCACACAACTCACAAGCTAAGCAGTTGTATTTGACTTAGGGCTGCTGGCAGCTTGTAAAGAGCAGCTAACAAATCCAAACAGTAGTATCATGGGCCTAAGCTTGATAAAGTTATTTCTTCACTGTGTTTGAGTATGTAAAGAAGTTTCAAGTAAATAGCATTATgatgctttatttctttttaaagcagtaTTTTCTCTTACCTGTATTTCATTATCTCTATTACATCCTCAGCATCTTCCTTGGTAGATTTCTCTCTTAATTCCAGCCTTGATCGTGccttaaaacagaaaaaaataccttaCAAAGGTTTAAGGTTTAACTGATCTGAAAAAGGGATACAATCACTCTACCAGGGCTACAAGCACAAACTTTGGGAGCAGAGATAGAACCTAAGCCTACAGGATTAGAGGAAGATTTTTGTTAGTGTATCAACATCACCTTCTGCATACTTGCACTTTTAGGCTGTGGCTTGGAGTTCATTTGCTTTTTAGCAGTGTAGCCTCGTGAAGCAGCAGATCACAAATAGTATTGTTAAGGCAGTgtcagggaaaacaaaagcagtcTAGGCTCAAGGTGGGCAGGAGGTTGTTCCTTCCTGCACctactttttctccttttgggGAATGTGATAGATTCTCTTTCCATCTCCTCAAGGGTATTTTGCTTTGGAAGAAATTTTAAGGAACAGTAGCTCTTAAGCACTTCTAAGCCTCTTGcattctcacttttttttttttttttaacaaaacagaaaaagcataGGGGTGAATAAGCTGTAAAAAAATGGTAGGATTTGGGTGGTACCTTAGGAATAATCTCTTTGCTTTCAATCCCTTAAGCATTCCAGCTTGCCCTTACCTCTGTCAGTCGGATCAGGGACTCCAGCTGCCTCGTGGTGATGGGGGTGCTGTCTGCTCCTTGGTTCTGTTTCCGGAGCTCAAGGTAGAATTCCTGGAGCACTTGTGCAGCCTCTGGAGAGAGCTTTGGGTGCACGTACTGCCGAGCGTACCCCACGTacctcctcagcagctgatGGGGAATGGCATCAAAGTTTTCTCCTGTTGAGATCTAGCACCATTACAAAGAGTTAGATTTCTGTCTGTCGGAATtctaaacaacaaaaattttaatattgAATCATTATCTTTATGCTTTATCTGGTGCAGTCATCACTCTAAGGGTTTTGGTGCTGTGTATATGAACAGTGTACTTCAAGTCCCCACGCTATGCACAGACATGTAAACACACATACATGgccatttcagaaaaaaatccaagggTTCTCATCTGCAATAGGGAGCTAGGAAATGCCAAATAGATTTCATCATAAAGTTAAATCCCTTctcaaaaagggaaaatcccaattcccacagctccagagaAGACTAAACTATCACATTCTCTGATGCTGAGACCCGGTTTCCAAAAGTGCATGGGATTACCTCCAGTAGGAGTATTTCTCCCAAGACCTGGCATTTGACAATACCAGTCCTCAAAGCCATCACTGAAGTCTAATGAGAAACATGCTCCCTTCTCCTATGCTCCCCAAATCCATGGAGTTGCAGATGCCCAAGGATTTGCTTCCACACTGCTTTACTTGCATTCAACACTCCATCACAGAGCACGTTATACCAAATTATTACACCCAGCCCACCTCTGTAGCTCCTTACTGAAACCCAACACAGCAAATGTGCTTTAGAGCACGTCACGCAGCAGCCCCAGGACAAGTCCCACCTTCAGCCTCTCGAGCAGGGGTCGGTCTGAGGTGGCCTGGAGGACAGAGTGCTCCTGGGAGCCGGCCCGGGTGACCAGGGCGCTGCTGCAGGCGGCGCGCCGGCCGGCCCGCAGCGCCATCACGTGCTCCGACAGCAGGTGGTCGTGGTCCTCGTTCGGCGTGTCCAGCAGGATGAAAACCAGATCAAATCTGGACAGCAGAGCACTCCCCATTCTGGAGGAAAGACAAGGAACTTGGAGTGCTTGGAGAAGTGGAAAAAGCGTAGCAACTCTGTTCCACTTCAAACACAGGTAAAAGATCCTGTCCTGCTTGTGTTCAGAATAAAGTACAACAACAATTTCTCTCTCAAAAGCcactaaaaattattaaagtttGTGTTCACACTCCAAAATTCTAGAAAGGAATTTTACATGAGCTATGAGACTGCCAGAAGCATCTACTCCTGAATGTGAAttataaaagcagcatttcagaaAGGGCTCACTTTAGGTTCTCAGACACTGTTTTGGCTTTGTTATAATGTCCTCCAACAGGGTTTGCCGCAGCAACAATGGATGTCCGAGCTGGCAGACTGCACACAATGCCAGCCTTGGCCAGGCTGATGCTCTGCTGTTCCATGGCTTCCAACAAAGCCTGGTGCTGGTTTCCCATCTTATCAAATTCATCTATTCCACAAATTCCTGGAAGCAATTAAAACAGGACAAAGACTTATCAGACAACAAAGTAACTGCAGGACAAGTGTGTCCTACAATCCAGTGCTACATCAGAAGTCCAGCTCAGAACTCTAGGGACTGCAGGGGACATTGGAAAGTCTCCATTCCAGCCAGCTTTGTTTGCATTCCAGGGTAACGCAACCAAACTCCTATGAACTCAGCCTGACTTGGGGATGCAGCATCTTTGGTGATTCATTAAGATGGTGAAACAAGCTTTTTAAAACTAGACAACATATCTCATAAGCAAGTCCTTTTTCAAGATCAATAAGAGTCCAGCAGCTGACATAAGTCAGATCCCTGAACAAAAGCAATCCTAGTTCTTCGGCACAGTAAGTCTGGTATATGAACTGGAGAACTGAAGTTTTCCTACACTCTAGGAAAGCAGGAACTGCCTCCAGAGAAGCCACTGGAGAAGCTCAGAACTTCCCGTGGTGTGGAAGCCCAGTATCACACTTCAAACACACATTTTTAGTCCACAGTTAAATTAGCTGAGCACTTTGGCTTAGCTGAGACTCAGCAGCACACACACTCCTGTCCTTCACACATGGCTACACAGAACCTGTGGCATTCCATGGATTACCTTGATCTCCAAGCACCAAGGCACCAGCTTCCAAGGCAAAATCTCCAGAAGTGCCATCTCTGGAGAGTGTAACAGTCAGGCCAGAGCTGGTGGAAGTATTACCACAAACATACACGCCTCGAGGAGCGATGTTACACACAGCCTAGAAGAGAAACAAATACTTTTTCCCTCCCCAGAATGAAGAATTTCATAAGCCTCATTCTAGAGAAATGATTCAAAGTAAACCcaaatttgtttctttctatTGAATATGGCCCAACAGTAAAGCTCTAACTCCCTGCAACTCTAAGACACATACTTCTGCAAAGCAGTAGGAAAAATTTTCTTGGATGGCATTCTTTTTTTAAGTaacaatgtgaaaaaataaatcagttacTCTATGTTGAAGAGTCCTCATTCaacaaaagaataattttaaaattttctttgttaaGACGCTTGCATGCAAATCCATCACTTTGGCTAAGTGCAAATCATATCCTAACACAACAGGTCCATGTTAGAAGGACTTTTTAAAGAAGGTCTAGGTGAATTCTGTCCCTCTTGCACTTTACAGTAACCATGGAAAAAGACatggaatttaaaaatcactcagtttaaggaacaaaaaaatctattacTAATTGACATAGTAATGCAGAAATACCTACTGAGATCAAAACCCAAACACAGCATCAGGTCCCCTTCCCAAAAAGCCATGATCTGTGCTAGCAACATGGAAATAGGGTAAGGAATGGAAGTGAGCCTTACAGGAAGAGAGTCACAGGGTATTGGAAGTTGCATTTGTTCAAAGATTAATTACTTCATTTCACAATGGAACAGCTAAATGAAGACAGGAAGGAGTGAACCTCCTCACTGGGAAAAAGGGTTGGTGACAAGAACTGTATAAGGCCAGGAGAAGAAGCCTGTAAGCCTGTCCTTGAAAGCCCGTGGGCCTGACCAAGGACACCTGCTTTGGTGCTTTAACAGGCTCCCTGGATGGCAGGAGAGCCCTTTGGATACTCTCCTGTACTTGAGGCATCCTACATAAAAAGACAGCTCCAGCCAGGCTCAGTCAACCCTTTGGTCTCAGCACAGTTATCCTACCATGGTTGCAAGACGAGATAACAAGGAAATAGAGGAAATCGGAAAATAGTAATTAAGGAAACCATACTTGCAACATTTGACTTTTTCCTAATCCTGGATCTCCAACCACCAGAACATGTGGATCTCCTCGCACTGGGATTCTGTTCTTGTCATCCACAAACTTCTGACATCCTCCAAACAAGGCCAGGGCCAAACCTGCCTTCACAATCTGTGGTGGTAGAGGCCAACACTGGTAAGTATTTGATCGTGGTGACCAACACTGAGCTTACTAGAACTGTAATAACCTTTCCTTCTGGATCACTGAACTTCAGGGTACAAGGTTGCCACTCCCCTGACACCAAGAGACTGTGAGCCACAGTCACCTGTAAAAcagtccctgctccctccccctGTCCCAGATAAGCTTTGTGAATCCTTTTAGGAGTGAAGTGTAGCATATGCATTTCAAACTGGAATCACAAGTAGAGTTTTTAGATGACTTACCTCGTGGCCATAGATTGCAGGACAAAGAGAgctgcaaagcaaagcacaaGGTAACATAAGTGGAAGACAAATAATGTATTACTATAAATAATCACTTGTCCTCTCTCCCATCACAGAACACCTTAATAAACATAAAACCTTTTGGGTAGCTGGTGCTGAATTTCCAACTGAAATCATCAGCATCAAATTTCTTGAAATTTTTGGATAACCAGAAATGACTGAAAtaagaaaagcttttcactTGAGTTCCCACAAAGATAAGGGAAACCAGCTTCCCAGTGGTATCTGCACCCTACTTTTAAAGTGCTGATTTTGTGTTCTTTGACTCCACTGGGAGGGCCTGAGGGACATTCCAGGTAGAAGAATACTTTTTAGTCTGAACTGAGGGTCTTTCACACCCTCTGCTCAATTATTTACTGTGGAAAAGCAGAGGATAAAATGGTACTTGAAAGTTGAATTTACATGGTGataaacaaaattaacaaaCTGCTTTTTTTACCCAGAGCTTTCTGTCTAAGGTTAAGCTAGAACACAGGTAACTTCTCGTATCCCTAAACCACTCCCAAAGCCCCAACATTCCCACTGCAATACTTCCATCACTCCATCCCAAGTCCCTTGCCCACTGCAGTTTGTTAGATCTCTGTGGTTTCTAGTGCACGAGGCTCAGACATTCCACAGCTTTTGGAGGAGCTGCCACGTTTGTCTGAGGGTGGCCACACTGATTCATGTCTAATCCTAGACCCAGTCTAGGTCTGATACAACTTACTTCACAATGAGCCTGAACAGATTTTCCTCAGCTTGAATTTCTTGGATAGCATAGAGGTCTTTAAGGGAAAACTCCATGAACGATCTCTGAAAGGTCTCATCGTCAAAATTCTTCAGTTTTTGTCCTTTACTGTTGCTGACAGAATTTGCCTCAATGTACAGCAAGAACATACACTTGTCATTCTTATTTTTAGAAGCTCCTGTTAGAAAAATTGAGAAAGGATGATGGAGCATTTTTTCTGTCAGTAAGAATTCATTATCTACAAATGGCATAGAGTAAGTCAGAAACACATACAGCCATGATCCTGTTTAAGTACTGAACATCTGCACTTGGTAAAATTGATGCAAAATAAGTTTCTAGTTACATTTGTTCTTTTAAGTTCCCTCCACTTATGTacacaataaatattttcctgaaattgAGGATACATGTCTAGAGAGAATTTTGTcccagaataaataaaattttccagggattttaaattattacattACTGTTGTCAAAGCAAAGTTGACTATAAAATGTTTTCACTCAatattttgtggaaaaaaaatgcatggtGCAGAAGCATTAAACTTGTAGCATAGTAATTATTCAGTAATTatcaattaataattttctataTAGATTGATTACTGAGCAGAGAATGAAGCCTCAGAGTAAAACAGTCTTGCAGTTATCTGCAATGTATTCTTTCAGAGCAGTGCACAATGTATTTCTTCGTTTtgggaaagaagaggaaaaaaagggttgAAAAATTTCTCTAGGGAGATTAAACTAAGATAACTCTCCTTCACAACAGTGTGTGCCAGTTCTCCTAATGTCTGAAGGAGAAACTAAAGAGAACATGTTAAGCAAATAATGCCTTAAAATAACTTTCCATTGTAAAAGTTTGGTAACTTCCAAAGAAATTTACACTTTATGGACTTATGGCACCAAGAGCAGCAATTGTTGTTGTTCTTGTGTAAGCACTACCAGAAACCCCACCGTAGGAAAAAGGAATTCTCAGATGCTGCCTCACCTTCCTCAGTGCTTGCCACCTTCACTATGCCTGTGACTGTGACCATGTCCCCTGGGACACAGCTGTCCACCAGATCTTGCACCAGCTCGCACTCGATGGTGCGCGGGATCCGTCCCGCTTCCCGCTGCTCGTCCGACATCAGCTCCTGCACCCTGCAACACACCAGGGGGAGCTGGGCACCaatgcagcacctgcagccgCACACAGCCGGGCGCCACGCAGCACCTGccagtgcagctgcagcacacagcacctgcagctctgggcaTCTTTTCCAGGCCACGCATACTGAATGGGTGTAAACCACGCATAAAACCCAGAAGTGCCGTAACGATGAACTCCGAGTTGAAATTCTACCACTGATGAGCACATTCATGTAGAAATAAGTATGGTACATAAAGTAAAAGGCACccatatgaaaaataattaagagcTCAGGCATTATAGCCCCTCATGAATTCTTAATAGGTATTCCAACCCTGGAGAAGCCCAAGGAATTTCTCAGACCATAACAAGAAGAGCAGTTGACTCCCTGGTTGTGAAAGTTCCAGCTCTGGCTTTGCACCTGGAGCTCTGAGATTCCCTGGAAGCCGAGCCAGGCTTTAGCGAAGAAGCTGTGATGAACAGCGCCCTCTGGAGCTGCTAAGAACAGCTACGAACggttttcacagattttttgAATCACTTCAAACTAAGGTTTTTTAACCCTCCAGTTTAATTCCAGCTCATTTAGGGCAAGTGGCACAGCTGACCAATACTACCTAATTGGGTTTTTCTAGCTGACTTACAGCTCATTAAAGGGAATAATGAAATCATAGATGCAATTAGAAATTAttgagaaaagcagcaaaagagCACAAACTGAGCATCTCTCAAAGAGCTCAGTAATGGCAGAAGAAATTTCCAGGAAATTATCACAGGGTGGGTAACAAAGTATATCAGTACATGGATAAAACAACTGCTTTGTGATACAAAAGTTGGAGAGTGCTAGCTGCAAAAGAGTAAGATTATTAAAACACAGTGTAACATGGGTTGGGCCATCCTGTCCCATCACACTTTTGTGCTTACTTGACAGACTGCCAGTCCACTGTGGTGGTTAGAGGAGAGCTCCTGTCAGCTGTGAAGGACCGGCCCCGGCACTCCGGAACAAGGCACTGCAACAACAGGAATTGATTCATTCCCAGCCTTTTTTAAAGTCCTGGCATGAAATTGTCTTatttgattaaaaaagaaaaataaacaaaaagaggaaagcaaagcaaTACAATTCAGCATCATTCCAGGAAAAAAGCCAGTTTAATTAGGGCTACAAATTAGGAAGTACACAATTAATGCAGATCTATCAAGCACAGACACCTGAACTCTGACTCACAGCTGTTAGAGCAAACACACCTGAATTGTGTGATCCCCTCAGTGGACTGGTTTGAGAACAACCAGGCACTGTCCTATGTTCCAATAACTTCTTAAGtccaaataataaaaagttaaaTTAGAATAGAAAGTTCTTCTtatcaaaaaaacaaacaatgtaAGCATagaaaaccaccacagcaaggTGGAAGGGTCTTTTTAAACACAACTGgtgaaatggaaattaaaagagatagtattttttccagatttcag
This genomic window contains:
- the MCM8 gene encoding DNA helicase MCM8; amino-acid sequence: MSRDLRGRGCARGRGFHGWRGGWRGGGWRGRGQKAEPKRMPEPAKSRLVQSTMEQFIPYKGWKLYFSEVYNDKSPFVQKTQAFEKFFMQHIELYDKDEIERKGSILVDYKELIQDRELTKSIPNISDELRDMPQKILQCMGLAIHQVLTKDLERHAVALQVQEGLPLHGEPVINVPLIHARVYNYEPLTQLKNVRANCYGKYIALRGTVVRVSNIKPLCTNLAFVCAACGDVQGVPLPDGKYTLPTKCLVPECRGRSFTADRSSPLTTTVDWQSVKVQELMSDEQREAGRIPRTIECELVQDLVDSCVPGDMVTVTGIVKVASTEEGASKNKNDKCMFLLYIEANSVSNSKGQKLKNFDDETFQRSFMEFSLKDLYAIQEIQAEENLFRLIVNSLCPAIYGHEIVKAGLALALFGGCQKFVDDKNRIPVRGDPHVLVVGDPGLGKSQMLQAVCNIAPRGVYVCGNTSTSSGLTVTLSRDGTSGDFALEAGALVLGDQGICGIDEFDKMGNQHQALLEAMEQQSISLAKAGIVCSLPARTSIVAAANPVGGHYNKAKTVSENLKMGSALLSRFDLVFILLDTPNEDHDHLLSEHVMALRAGRRAACSSALVTRAGSQEHSVLQATSDRPLLERLKISTGENFDAIPHQLLRRYVGYARQYVHPKLSPEAAQVLQEFYLELRKQNQGADSTPITTRQLESLIRLTEARSRLELREKSTKEDAEDVIEIMKYSMLGTYSDEFGKLDFERSQHGSGMSHRSQAKRFVSALSSIAERTYNNLFDLQQLRHIARELQLRVSDFESFIGSLNDQGYLLKKGSRVYQLQTM